In 'Nostoc azollae' 0708, the following are encoded in one genomic region:
- a CDS encoding glycosyltransferase has translation MEDLTTFLSKSLIGWLVIQVCLTLVFFWYLRSYKQPLSSDEQLPKTAVILCLRGADPYLPNCVRSLLKQNYPQYDLKLIIDSPEDPAFKIVKEAITEIGATNFQISTLRTVRHNCSLKCSSLVQAVSDLDDSYQVVALVDADTIVHPNWLRELVSPLTDDKVGLTTGNRWYVPTGKYWGSLVRYAGNVSSVVQMFLFQVPWGGSLAIKKELLNQTELLKKWGEAFGDDMLMHKIIKKHGLRIKFVPSLLMVNREESDLTNLFASVKRLILCSRLYHPNWLALVSDAVSSILFPTVTIILALELLLATEWNGSVSLFKSYSIYTIGLLLLMLVMELGVQEVIRSQGQVTPQVSLTTIIKMLIAIPLTQWVYGLAILSSLWMSKVTWRGLTYKVQGPWNVHLVEYHPYQWLDQPIDGKLSL, from the coding sequence ATGGAAGATTTGACTACCTTTCTGTCTAAGTCTTTGATAGGTTGGTTGGTAATTCAAGTATGTTTGACGCTGGTATTTTTCTGGTATCTGCGTTCATACAAACAACCCTTATCATCAGATGAACAGTTACCTAAAACGGCAGTAATTCTTTGTTTACGAGGTGCTGATCCATATTTACCTAATTGTGTACGATCCCTCTTAAAACAAAACTACCCCCAGTATGATCTAAAGCTGATCATAGATAGTCCAGAAGATCCAGCTTTTAAAATTGTCAAAGAGGCAATCACCGAAATTGGTGCAACTAATTTTCAAATTAGCACCTTAAGAACAGTACGCCATAATTGTAGTCTTAAATGCAGTTCTTTGGTGCAAGCTGTCTCAGATTTAGATGATTCTTACCAAGTAGTTGCATTAGTAGATGCAGATACTATAGTTCATCCCAATTGGTTAAGAGAATTAGTTAGTCCTCTCACCGATGACAAAGTGGGACTAACAACAGGAAACCGTTGGTATGTACCCACAGGTAAATATTGGGGTTCTTTAGTACGCTATGCTGGCAACGTCTCAAGTGTTGTGCAAATGTTCCTATTTCAAGTTCCTTGGGGTGGCAGTTTAGCAATTAAAAAAGAACTGCTAAACCAAACAGAATTACTTAAAAAATGGGGAGAAGCTTTTGGTGATGATATGCTCATGCATAAAATTATCAAAAAACATGGACTACGAATTAAATTCGTCCCTTCCTTGTTAATGGTTAACCGAGAAGAAAGCGACTTAACCAATTTATTCGCATCTGTCAAACGCTTAATACTTTGCTCACGACTTTATCACCCCAATTGGTTAGCTTTAGTCAGTGATGCTGTTTCAAGTATTCTATTTCCCACCGTGACTATCATATTAGCTTTAGAATTGTTGTTAGCAACAGAATGGAATGGGTCAGTTTCCCTATTTAAATCCTATAGCATCTACACCATCGGATTACTCTTGTTGATGCTAGTAATGGAACTAGGAGTACAAGAGGTAATTCGCTCTCAAGGTCAAGTGACTCCTCAAGTTTCACTAACCACAATCATAAAAATGTTAATTGCCATTCCTCTAACACAGTGGGTTTATGGATTGGCAATCCTATCTTCTCTTTGGATGTCAAAGGTTACATGGCGCGGACTTACTTATAAAGTCCAAGGACCCTGGAATGTTCACTTAGTTGAATATCATCCTTATCAATGGTTAGATCAACCAATCGATGGTAAACTTTCTCTGTAA
- a CDS encoding glycosyltransferase — protein MKKQPLRIALFTGLFPPFLTGVSVAVHQRVRWLLEQGHQVFLIHPEINNQYPKIVSNRPMPGLEELQSFPGFSSYAFPTQPLIFYKSLPQPLNYRHWSDTKLLEKFQPDIIIVEEAAQMRGLYSIFLQGYGRPIGVEYAKRTKTPIISVFHTDIVAYIRYYLGDVFFSLLRPIVPLLVKQFSNAYSLNLFPSREQLSKYQKLKCKRVEYVPYQGINCEKFHPRNICYDPRPNDQRPTILFVGRITAEKNVTQLLDAFPFIAAKIPDVHLVIIGSGPLDQEIRRRAQAFPFGVTIWGESHGTELLGWFARADVFVNPSVTENFCTTNNEALASGTPVVAAIAPSTPEQVIIGYNGFLAQPNNPKDFAEKIIKILENSDLKAQLSKQSRPSILEFDWSVCSEKFEDKLYQLVGIPKIVELSNN, from the coding sequence ATGAAAAAACAACCTCTTCGCATCGCCTTATTTACAGGATTGTTTCCTCCATTCTTAACAGGAGTTTCAGTCGCAGTACATCAGCGAGTACGTTGGTTACTTGAACAAGGACATCAAGTTTTTCTCATCCACCCAGAAATAAACAATCAGTATCCTAAAATAGTTAGTAATCGTCCCATGCCGGGACTAGAAGAACTACAATCTTTCCCTGGATTTTCATCTTACGCCTTTCCTACACAACCACTAATCTTCTACAAATCGCTACCTCAACCACTCAACTATCGCCATTGGAGCGATACTAAATTACTAGAGAAATTTCAGCCTGATATTATCATTGTTGAAGAAGCAGCACAGATGAGGGGGTTATACTCAATTTTCTTGCAAGGCTATGGTCGGCCGATAGGAGTTGAATACGCTAAACGTACCAAAACCCCAATTATCTCCGTGTTTCATACTGATATCGTGGCTTATATCCGATATTATTTAGGAGATGTATTCTTCAGTTTACTACGCCCAATCGTTCCTCTTTTAGTGAAGCAGTTTAGTAATGCGTATAGTCTCAATTTATTTCCATCTAGAGAACAACTATCTAAATACCAAAAGCTCAAATGTAAACGGGTTGAATACGTTCCTTATCAAGGAATTAATTGTGAAAAATTTCACCCCCGGAACATCTGTTATGACCCAAGACCTAATGATCAACGCCCAACTATTCTCTTCGTTGGACGCATCACAGCAGAGAAAAATGTCACTCAACTTTTAGATGCATTTCCATTCATTGCTGCTAAAATTCCCGATGTCCACTTAGTTATTATTGGCAGCGGACCTTTAGATCAAGAAATTCGTCGCCGCGCTCAAGCTTTCCCATTTGGAGTAACAATTTGGGGTGAATCTCACGGTACCGAACTTTTGGGATGGTTCGCTAGAGCCGATGTTTTTGTTAACCCTTCAGTCACGGAAAACTTCTGCACTACAAATAACGAAGCTTTAGCTTCTGGAACTCCTGTAGTTGCAGCTATCGCTCCTTCAACTCCTGAACAAGTGATCATTGGTTATAATGGCTTTCTTGCTCAACCCAACAACCCCAAAGATTTTGCTGAGAAAATAATTAAAATTCTCGAAAATTCTGACCTCAAAGCACAATTATCTAAGCAATCTCGTCCTTCAATATTAGAATTTGATTGGTCAGTATGTAGCGAAAAATTTGAAGATAAGCTCTACCAATTAGTTGGAATACCCAAAATAGTTGAGTTATCTAATAATTAG
- a CDS encoding ABC transporter permease, translating to MKLNHYNSEFIKPLALLAPSGIWLLLLLLLPTLIISELSLVKDIAPGDIVNPDGIQNYIRILQPLYLQVIFNSLLFAINTTIICLILGFPVAYWIGQMAPKRWRNLLLLGFVLPLWTSSLLRSYAWITILRPTGLLNSLLTSLGLPALELLNRNPAVLIGMSYSLLPYMVLVLYASLEKLDQQLLEAAADLGANPVQTFWRVTVPQVFPGIAAGSLLVFITALGDFIDPELLGGASSMTAARLIYNQFLGATQNWGFGSALSMTLILVVSIAIALVIKFGEATPNK from the coding sequence GTGAAATTAAATCACTATAATAGCGAATTCATAAAGCCTTTAGCGTTACTTGCACCATCTGGGATTTGGTTATTACTATTATTGTTGCTACCAACATTAATAATTTCTGAATTAAGTTTAGTTAAGGATATTGCTCCAGGAGATATTGTTAATCCTGATGGTATTCAAAACTATATACGTATCCTCCAACCACTTTATTTACAAGTAATATTCAATTCTCTATTGTTTGCAATCAACACAACAATTATTTGTTTAATTCTGGGTTTTCCAGTTGCTTATTGGATTGGTCAAATGGCACCAAAACGCTGGCGTAATTTGCTGTTATTAGGGTTTGTTCTACCATTATGGACTTCTTCTTTATTACGTTCCTATGCTTGGATTACTATCCTACGTCCTACAGGATTATTGAATAGTTTACTTACCAGTTTAGGTTTACCTGCTTTGGAATTATTGAACCGTAATCCAGCGGTATTAATTGGTATGAGTTACAGTTTATTACCCTATATGGTTTTAGTTTTATATGCTTCTTTGGAAAAACTAGATCAACAGTTATTAGAAGCTGCTGCTGATTTGGGTGCAAATCCAGTGCAGACTTTTTGGAGGGTGACAGTACCGCAAGTTTTTCCAGGTATTGCGGCTGGTTCTTTGTTGGTATTTATTACTGCTTTGGGGGATTTTATTGACCCAGAATTACTTGGTGGTGCTTCTAGCATGACAGCAGCACGGTTAATTTATAATCAGTTTCTGGGTGCTACTCAAAATTGGGGTTTTGGTTCAGCATTGAGTATGACGTTAATTTTGGTGGTGAGTATTGCGATCGCACTCGTCATTAAATTTGGTGAAGCTACACCTAACAAATAG
- a CDS encoding polyamine ABC transporter substrate-binding protein, translating to MTNRRLFLKRMVALSSLSLSSCGWRLANVSTNYTNSGESDSLSIYTWSQYTDPELLSTFTTQTGIKVLADTYDSNDMMLAKLQAGGIATYSIIYPSDYMVEKMVEKNLLIEINHQRLIGLENLFPQFHNPRYDPNNHYSIPFNWGTTGLLYNSEKLTTPPEDWEYLWRNQDKLYKRMTLLNDVREVMGATLKMLGYSYNSQNEMEIKQAYEKLLSLKPALAAFDTDAWQNQILAGDLLLAMCYSADGIKISKENAKLKYVIPRSGSSLWTDTIVIPKTANNLPGAYSWINLLLKPDVAAAISKRLNIATPNRAGFEQLPNQIQNNTNLFPPQGILDKCERVTPIGKFEEVYERYWTQLLA from the coding sequence ATGACTAACAGAAGACTATTCCTAAAAAGAATGGTAGCACTTTCTAGCCTGTCTTTAAGCAGTTGTGGCTGGAGATTAGCTAATGTGAGTACAAATTATACTAACTCTGGTGAAAGTGACAGCCTATCTATATACACATGGAGTCAATATACTGATCCAGAATTATTATCTACTTTCACCACCCAAACTGGGATAAAAGTGTTAGCAGATACTTATGATTCCAATGATATGATGCTGGCTAAATTGCAAGCTGGAGGTATAGCTACTTACAGCATTATCTATCCATCTGACTATATGGTAGAGAAGATGGTAGAGAAAAATTTATTAATAGAAATCAATCATCAACGCTTAATAGGGTTAGAAAATTTATTTCCCCAATTTCACAACCCACGTTATGACCCTAATAACCATTATAGTATTCCCTTTAATTGGGGAACAACCGGGTTACTTTACAACTCAGAAAAGCTGACAACTCCACCAGAAGATTGGGAGTATCTTTGGCGAAACCAAGATAAACTTTATAAGCGCATGACCTTGCTTAATGATGTGCGGGAGGTGATGGGTGCAACATTAAAAATGCTCGGTTATTCTTACAATTCACAAAATGAAATGGAAATTAAACAAGCCTATGAAAAATTGTTGTCATTGAAACCTGCGCTCGCAGCTTTTGATACCGATGCTTGGCAAAACCAAATTCTGGCAGGAGATTTATTATTAGCCATGTGTTACTCTGCCGATGGAATCAAAATATCCAAAGAAAACGCCAAACTTAAATATGTGATTCCTCGCAGTGGTTCTTCACTCTGGACAGATACTATTGTCATTCCCAAAACAGCCAATAATCTCCCTGGAGCATATAGTTGGATTAACTTGCTGCTAAAACCAGATGTAGCAGCTGCAATCAGCAAAAGACTAAATATTGCTACTCCCAATCGTGCTGGTTTTGAACAATTGCCAAATCAGATTCAAAATAATACTAACCTCTTTCCTCCACAGGGAATTTTAGATAAGTGTGAACGAGTCACTCCTATAGGCAAATTTGAAGAGGTTTATGAGCGATATTGGACTCAATTGCTAGCATGA